In Sphingobacterium sp. SRCM116780, the genomic stretch AAGTCTAAAAAAACTGATTCTATCCAAAAATTTCAGAGGAGGTAATATTGCTTGTATGTTTGGTAGTGTATCCATAGACTTAACACAGGCAGATATAACCGATACGGCTGTAATTGATGCATTTCAGATGTTTGGAAGTGCTAAAATAATTGTACCTGCAAATTGGACTATTTATACCAATGTATCTTCTGTATTTGGAGATGTTGATGATCGTCGATTCCATGTAGGATTAACAAGAGATCCCAATAAAAAACTTTACATTACCGGTACTTGTCTTTTTGGAAATTTGACTATTAGAAATGTCTAAATCATGAAGGATAAGATTTTATTGCAAAATAAAAATAAGCTCATTCTAATCATTTGTTTAAGTATACTAATTGGCTATTTTGTTATACAATATGCATTGATGTATCGCTCTGGTTTTCCAAGCGACATTACTATTAAAGACTGTATCATCAATAGTCTTGTGATGATGCTTTGTTGTTATGCCTTATCAACGACACTAAATTATTACATTCCGAAACCCAATCAAATCTGGAAAGTGCTTATTATTGGGTTAATCATGAGCGGTATAAGCATCATCGCGAGTCGTTTAGTCATTCAATATTATCTTCCTCTAGAACATTTGAAGATATATGATCTGATCATTCCTTTTCGTTTCATTACCAATTTTCTTATCCTCACCTCTGTTGCCATTTTTATTATTATTTGGAATATTCAAGAGGAACACATTACAAATATTAAAAGAAAACAAGATTCGGAAAACCAATTGCGAGAAGCAGAGTTATATAATCTGAGACAGCAATTACAACCACATTTCTTATTCAACAGTCTCAATTCAATTATTGCGCTGATTGGCCCTAAACCCTCAGAAGCTCGAAACATGACTTTTCAGCTATCTGATTTTCTACGAGGAACACTCCGAAAGGAAAACAATCAATTAATTGTTCTGCAAGAAGAGTTAAACCATCTGGAATTGTACTTAGATATTGAAAAAGTAAGATTTGGACATCGTCTCAGTGTTCATATCAAACATGATACGGATGTATTAACAGCTAAAATACCTGCCATGATCTTACAACCTTTGGTAGAGAATGCCATTAAACATGGCTTGTACAATGTAACAGAAGATGTTACGATTTCTATAAAATGCTTTTTCGAAAACAAAACTTTATGTGTTGTCATTGAAAATCCCTTTGATCCAAACGAATCTATGCAATCAAAAGGTACTGGATTTGGTTTGACCAGTATTCAAAGGCGTTTATTTCTTCTTTTCGGAAGAAATGATCTCTTACTGACCCATAGTGAAAACAATATATTTACCAGTAGTATCAAAATTCCTCAATATGATTAAAGTGATCCTCATTGATGATGAACCGTTGGCACGTTCCATCCTCGTAGAATATTTAAGCCAAGATCCTTCAGTGTCTATCGTTGCAGAATGTGGTGATGGATTTGAAGGTGTAAAAGCCATCCAACAACATCAACCTGATTTATTATTTCTAGATGTTCAGATGCCTAAATTAACAGGATTTGAAATGCTTGAATTGATAGAAAATCCTCCTCCAGTTATTTTCACAACCGCTTTTGATGACTATGCACTTAAGGCTTTCGAAAAAAATGCGATTGATTATTTGATGAAACCAATTTCTCCAAATCGATTTAAACAGGCTTTAGAAAAATTTAAATTAAACTTTGCTAAACCTGTTCCCGCTCCAACACCAAATTATGAAGCAGTCATTCATCAAGAAGAATCAAAATTAGATCGTATTGTTGTCAAAACAGGTACTCAAATTAAAATCATACCTGTTCCTCAAATCAAATATCTGGAAGCTTATGACGATTATGTAAAAATTCATACTGCAGATGGTGTCTTTCTAAAAAATAAAACAATGGCATTTTTTGAAAAACACTTGGACGACCGTGCATTTGTTAGGATACACCGCTCTTTTATTATCAAAATCGATCAATTGGCAAAAATAGAACCTTGGGAAAAAGATAGTTTTATTGCCGCTCTGATCACTGGTGAAAAACTAAATATCAGCAAATCTGGATATACACGCCTAAAACAAATCATTGGCATATAAATAAAGTTTATGTAGATTTGTAATAGTATATTCATTATGAAAAAAATTATTACTGCACTTTTATTCAGTAGTTCATTATCTGCTGTCGCTCAAAATTCTACACAAGAACAGATCAACCATACGTTCTATAACAAAATAGAGTTTTTTATTAATTCACAAAAGACAGATTCCATTTATAATTTGGCGAATGAAGGATTTAAAAAAGCGGTGCCTTATTCTTCTTTGAAAAATCTATTGGAAACTGAAATCTATCCATTAGGAAGAATTCAACATGTTGAAAAATTGAATTTCAACAATGGTGTTACTCAATATCTCGTAGACTTTACAGATAAATCGTTCACAGTACCTTTTGGTGTGGATAGCACCATGCATTACCATACTTTAGGTTTCCAACCTTATGCCAAACCAGTAGCAGATAAACAAGAGCCTGTCATGACAAGCACTGTTGTCGGGAATAAAATGGATTTTTTTATTGATTCGATAGCAAATGAATATAGCAAAAAAGGAAATACACAATCATTAACGATAGGTGTTATTCAGAATGAACAACTCAGCACTTATTTCTATGGAGAAACAGAAAAGGGAAATAAAATCTTACCTACTTCGACAACATTATATGAATTAGGGTCGTTATCAAAAATTTTCACCGCTACTCTTCTCGCCAATCTTGTTGAAAATGGTACAGTTAAATTGGATCAATCCATCACAGATTTTTTACCTGATACCTTAAAAGCAAACCCAAATTTAAAGGCAATAACCTTCAAAAATTTAGCCAATCATACTTCAGGATTACCTCGATTGCCTAATAATTTTGAAAAAATAAAAGGATACGACGCAAATAATCCATATAAAGGATACGATAGAAAGTACTTATATCAATATTTATCTACTTTCAAATCGGACAGTACCGCTGGAGAAAAATATGAATATAGCAATTTAGGTTATGCTGTATTGGGAGATATTTTGACAACGATCTATAAGAGGAACTACAATACAACTATTCAAGAGATCATTGCAAAACCATTAGGTTTAACTGCCACATCAGATGTCATAAACCCAAAAACGCAGTATCTGTCAAAAGTTTATAATGCAAAGGGCGATGAAACCAAATCATGGGATTTTCTTTCCTTTAGTGCAGCCAGAGGTTTAAAATCGAATGTGACAGATTTACTTACTTTTGCTAAAGCGCAATTTAAGATGCCAGAAACACCCTTAGAAAATGCGATGGCTTTAACCCGACAGTTCACTTATTTCCTACCTCCAAATACAGATATTGGACTGGCTTGGCATATGGATTTAATCGACGACATCACCTACTGTTATCATACAGGAGGTACTGCAGGAAGCAGTTCTTACATTGCTATTGCTCCTG encodes the following:
- a CDS encoding sensor histidine kinase, translated to MKDKILLQNKNKLILIICLSILIGYFVIQYALMYRSGFPSDITIKDCIINSLVMMLCCYALSTTLNYYIPKPNQIWKVLIIGLIMSGISIIASRLVIQYYLPLEHLKIYDLIIPFRFITNFLILTSVAIFIIIWNIQEEHITNIKRKQDSENQLREAELYNLRQQLQPHFLFNSLNSIIALIGPKPSEARNMTFQLSDFLRGTLRKENNQLIVLQEELNHLELYLDIEKVRFGHRLSVHIKHDTDVLTAKIPAMILQPLVENAIKHGLYNVTEDVTISIKCFFENKTLCVVIENPFDPNESMQSKGTGFGLTSIQRRLFLLFGRNDLLLTHSENNIFTSSIKIPQYD
- a CDS encoding LytR/AlgR family response regulator transcription factor, with amino-acid sequence MIKVILIDDEPLARSILVEYLSQDPSVSIVAECGDGFEGVKAIQQHQPDLLFLDVQMPKLTGFEMLELIENPPPVIFTTAFDDYALKAFEKNAIDYLMKPISPNRFKQALEKFKLNFAKPVPAPTPNYEAVIHQEESKLDRIVVKTGTQIKIIPVPQIKYLEAYDDYVKIHTADGVFLKNKTMAFFEKHLDDRAFVRIHRSFIIKIDQLAKIEPWEKDSFIAALITGEKLNISKSGYTRLKQIIGI
- a CDS encoding serine hydrolase domain-containing protein; protein product: MKKIITALLFSSSLSAVAQNSTQEQINHTFYNKIEFFINSQKTDSIYNLANEGFKKAVPYSSLKNLLETEIYPLGRIQHVEKLNFNNGVTQYLVDFTDKSFTVPFGVDSTMHYHTLGFQPYAKPVADKQEPVMTSTVVGNKMDFFIDSIANEYSKKGNTQSLTIGVIQNEQLSTYFYGETEKGNKILPTSTTLYELGSLSKIFTATLLANLVENGTVKLDQSITDFLPDTLKANPNLKAITFKNLANHTSGLPRLPNNFEKIKGYDANNPYKGYDRKYLYQYLSTFKSDSTAGEKYEYSNLGYAVLGDILTTIYKRNYNTTIQEIIAKPLGLTATSDVINPKTQYLSKVYNAKGDETKSWDFLSFSAARGLKSNVTDLLTFAKAQFKMPETPLENAMALTRQFTYFLPPNTDIGLAWHMDLIDDITYCYHTGGTAGSSSYIAIAPDKKTAVVLLSNAAESVEKTGVSIFNFLLSQK